A DNA window from Camelina sativa cultivar DH55 chromosome 13, Cs, whole genome shotgun sequence contains the following coding sequences:
- the LOC104734616 gene encoding exportin-7-like isoform X2 — translation MQNSALLPMESLAQLEAMCERLYNSQDSAERAHAENSLRCFSVNTDYISQCQYILDNSSKPYSLMLASSSLLKQVTDHTLPLNLRLDIRAYIVNYLATRGPKMQSFVIASLIQLLCRLTKFGWLDDDRFRDVVKECTNFLEQGSSDHYAIGLRILDQLVQEMNQPNPGLPSTHHRRVACNFRDQSLFQVFRIALTSLSYLKNDAAGRLQELALSLALRCVSFDFVGTSIDESTEEFGTVQIPTSWRSVLEDSSTLQIFFDYYGSTESPLSKEALECLVRLASVRRSLFTSDATRSKFLAHLMTGTREILQSGNGLADHDNYHVFCRLLGRFRLNYQLSELVKMDGYGEWIQSVAEFTLKSLQSWQWASSSVYYLLGMWSRLVASVPYLKGDSPSLLDEFVPKITEGFIISRFNSVQASVLDDQTDHPLDKVEVLQDELDCFPYLCRFQYERAGTYIINTMEPLLQSYTERGQLQFSDNSELAFIEAKLSWVVHIVAAVVKIKQCSGCSVETQEVLDAELSARVLRLVNVMDSGLHRQRYGEKSKQRLDRAILTFFQNFRKSYVGDQAMHSSKLYARLKELLGLHDHLVLLNVIVGKIATNLKCYTVSEEVIGHTLSLFLELASGYMTGKLLLKLDTVTFIISNHTREQFPFLEEYRCSRSRTTFYYTIGWLIFMEDSSIKFKTSMEPLLQVFRTLESTPDSMFRTDAVKFAVIGLMRDLRGIAMATSSRRSYGLLFDWLYPAHMPLLLRGISHWFDTPEVTTPLLKFMAELVHNKTQRLTFDSSSPNGILLFREVSKLIVAYGSRILALPNVADIYAYKYKGIWVSLTILSRALSGNYCNFGVFELYGDRALADALDIALKMTLAIPLADILAYRKLTKAYFGFVEVLCASHITFILKLDTATFMHLVGSLESGLKGLDTSISSQCAIAVDNLASYYFNNITMGEAPTSPASIRLAQHIADCPSLFPEILKTLFEIVLFEDCGNQWSLSRPMLSLILISEQIFSDLKAKILSSQPVDQHQRLSTCFDSLMTDISRGVDSKNRDKFTQNLTLFRHEFRVK, via the exons ATGCAGA ATTCTGCTTTGTTACCAATGGAGAGCTTGGCGCAACTTGAGGCGATGTGCGAGAGATTATACAACTCACAGGATTCAGCTGAGAGGGCTCACGCTGAAAATAGTCTGAGATGCTTTTCTGTGAATACGGATTATATATCGCAATGTCAATACATTCTCGACAATTCATCAAAACCCTATTCCCTAATGCTCGCTAGCTCGAGTTTGTTGAAGCAAGTGACTGATCATACCCTTCCGCTGAATCTTCGCCTTGACATCA gGGCGTATATTGTGAACTATTTGGCTACAAGAGGACCGAAGATGCAATCATTTGTGATTGCTTCGCTCATTCAATTGCTTTGCCGGCTCACAAAGTTTGGATGGTTAGATGATGATAGATTCCGTGATGTGGTCAAGGAATGTACAAACTTCTTGGAACAG GGTTCTTCGGATCACTATGCTATTGGTTTAAGAATTTTGGATCAACTTGTGCAGGAGATGAATCAG CCTAACCCAGGATTGCCTTCTACACATCACCGGAGGGTTGCATGCAACTTTAGGGATCAATCCTTATTTCAAGTATTTCGAATAGCTTTGACGTCATTAAGCTATCTGAAAAATGATG CTGCTGGTCGTTTACAAGAATTGGCGCTTTCTCTTGCACTGAGGTGTGTATCATTTGACTTTGTCGGAACTTCAATTGATGAAAGCACAGAGGAGTTTGGTACAGTCCAG atTCCAACTTCCTGGAGGTCAGTATTGGAGGATTCTTCCACGTTGCAGATATTTTTCGATTATTATGGTAGTACGGAGTCACCACTTTCGAAAGAG GCACTTGAGTGCTTGGTGCGATTGGCTTCTGTGAGGCGGTCTCTGTTCACAAGTGATGCTACACGCTCTAAGTTTTTAGCTCATTTGATGACGGGAACCAGAGAAATTCTTCAAAGTGGAAATG GTCTTGCTGATCATGATAATTACCACGTATTCTGCCGTCTACTTGGGCGTTTCAGGTTGAATTATCAG CTTTCAGAGCTTGTGAAGATGGACGGTTATGGTGAGTGGATACAGTCGGTGGCGGAGTTTACACTTAAATCTCTCCAGTCATGGCAG TGGGCCAGCAGCAGCGTGTACTACCTCCTTGGAATGTGGTCTAGATTAGTAGCATCTGTCCCATACTTAAAGGGTGATTCACCAAGTCTACTTGATGAATTTGTACCTAAAATTACTGAGGGTTTTATCATCTCCAGATTCAACTCCGTCCAG GCTAGCGTCCTCGATGATCAGACCGATCATCCTTTGGATAAAGTTGAAGTCCTGCAGGATGAGCTTGATTGCTTTCCTTACCTTTGCAGATTTCAG TATGAAAGAGCtggtacatatataataaacacaatGGAACCTCTTCTGCAATCATATACG GAAAGAGGGCAACTACAGTTTTCTGACAATTCGGAACTAGCATTTATTGAAGCAAAACTGTCATGGGTTGTTCATATTGTTGCCGCTGTTGTTAAAATAAAGCAGTGCAGCGGTTGCAG TGTGGAGACGCAAGAGGTGCTTGATGCAGAACTCTCCGCTCGTGTTTTGCGGCTAGTAAATGTTATGGACAGTGGACTCCATAGACAG agatATGGtgaaaaaagtaaacaaagGCTTGATCGTGCCATTCTAACCTTCTTCCAGAATTTCCGAAAGTCTTACGTTGGCGATCAGGCCATGCATTCATCAAAA TTGTATGCCAGATTGAAAGAACTTCTTGGACTGCATGATCATCTAGTTCTGTTGAACGTGATTGTTGGCAAGATTGCTACAAACTTAAAATGTTATACAGTG AGTGAAGAAGTCATTGGTCACACGCTAAGTTTGTTTCTGGAGTTGGCATCTGG ATACATGACCGGGAAGCTTCTTTTGAAGCTGGACACCGTGACCTTTATTATTTCTAATCACACT AGGGAGCAGTTTCCATTCTTAGAAGAGTATAGATGCTCTCGCAGCAGAACAACATTTTACTACACTATTGGCTGGTTGATTTTCATGGAGGATAGCTCAATAAAGTTCAAGACTTCTATGGAACCTCTTCTGCAG GTTTTCCGCACCCTGGAATCAACACCAGATTCTATGTTTCGCACTGATGCTGTGAAGTTTGCTGTGATCGGATTGATGAGGGATTTGAGAGGAATTGCTATGGCTACTAGCAG CCGGAGGAGTTATGGTCTTTTGTTTGACTGGCTCTATCCTGCACATATGCCACTTCTTTTGAGAGGGATCTCACATTGGTTCGACACACCAGAG GTTACGACCCCATTGTTGAAGTTCATGGCTGAGTTAGTGCATAACAAAACCCAGCGCCTTacctttgattcttcttctccaaatggCATCCTGCTTTTCCGGGAAGTCAGTAAATTGATTGTGGCTTATGGTTCAAGGATTTTAGCTCTTCCAAATGTGGCGGATATATATGCCTACAAATACAAGGGGATCTGGGTTTCACTGACAATTCTGTCAAGAG CGCTCTCTGGAAATTATTGCAACTTTGGTGTGTTTGAACTCTATGGCGATCGGGCTCTTGCGGATGCTCTTGATATCGCGTTGAAGATGACCTTAGCAATACCCTTGGCTGATATATTAGCATATCGCAAG CTTACAAAGGCATACTTTGGTTTCGTCGAGGTTTTGTGTGCCAGTCACATTACCTTCATATTGAAACTAGATACTGCCACCTTTATGCATCTCGTAGGTTCCCTTGAATCTGGACTCAAGGGTTTGGACACAAGTATTTCATCACAG TGTGCAATAGCTGTCGACAATCTTGCTTCATATTATTTCAATAACATCACAATGGGTGAGGCACCTACTTCTCCCGCTTCTATTCGTTTGGCACAGCACATTGCAGACTGCCCGAGTTTGTTTCCCGAG ATATTGAAGACACTGTTTGAAATAGTTCTATTCGAGGATTGTGGCAATCAGTGGAGTCTCAGCAGGCCAATGTTAAGCTTGATTCTTATAAGTGAGCAG ATTTTCTCTGATCTGAAAGCTAAGATCCTCTCATCACAG CCCGTGGATCAACACCAGCGACTCTCTACCTGCTTTGACAGTCTTATGACAGACATATCAAGGGGGGTAGATTCGAAGAACAGAGACAAGTTCACTCAGAACTTGACCCTTTTCAGACACGAGTTCCGCGTTAAATAG
- the LOC104734616 gene encoding exportin-7-like isoform X1: MQNSALLPMESLAQLEAMCERLYNSQDSAERAHAENSLRCFSVNTDYISQCQYILDNSSKPYSLMLASSSLLKQVTDHTLPLNLRLDIRAYIVNYLATRGPKMQSFVIASLIQLLCRLTKFGWLDDDRFRDVVKECTNFLEQGSSDHYAIGLRILDQLVQEMNQPNPGLPSTHHRRVACNFRDQSLFQVFRIALTSLSYLKNDAAGRLQELALSLALRCVSFDFVGTSIDESTEEFGTVQIPTSWRSVLEDSSTLQIFFDYYGSTESPLSKEALECLVRLASVRRSLFTSDATRSKFLAHLMTGTREILQSGNGLADHDNYHVFCRLLGRFRLNYQLSELVKMDGYGEWIQSVAEFTLKSLQSWQWASSSVYYLLGMWSRLVASVPYLKGDSPSLLDEFVPKITEGFIISRFNSVQASVLDDQTDHPLDKVEVLQDELDCFPYLCRFQYERAGTYIINTMEPLLQSYTERGQLQFSDNSELAFIEAKLSWVVHIVAAVVKIKQCSGCSVETQEVLDAELSARVLRLVNVMDSGLHRQRYGEKSKQRLDRAILTFFQNFRKSYVGDQAMHSSKQLYARLKELLGLHDHLVLLNVIVGKIATNLKCYTVSEEVIGHTLSLFLELASGYMTGKLLLKLDTVTFIISNHTREQFPFLEEYRCSRSRTTFYYTIGWLIFMEDSSIKFKTSMEPLLQVFRTLESTPDSMFRTDAVKFAVIGLMRDLRGIAMATSSRRSYGLLFDWLYPAHMPLLLRGISHWFDTPEVTTPLLKFMAELVHNKTQRLTFDSSSPNGILLFREVSKLIVAYGSRILALPNVADIYAYKYKGIWVSLTILSRALSGNYCNFGVFELYGDRALADALDIALKMTLAIPLADILAYRKLTKAYFGFVEVLCASHITFILKLDTATFMHLVGSLESGLKGLDTSISSQCAIAVDNLASYYFNNITMGEAPTSPASIRLAQHIADCPSLFPEILKTLFEIVLFEDCGNQWSLSRPMLSLILISEQIFSDLKAKILSSQPVDQHQRLSTCFDSLMTDISRGVDSKNRDKFTQNLTLFRHEFRVK, translated from the exons ATGCAGA ATTCTGCTTTGTTACCAATGGAGAGCTTGGCGCAACTTGAGGCGATGTGCGAGAGATTATACAACTCACAGGATTCAGCTGAGAGGGCTCACGCTGAAAATAGTCTGAGATGCTTTTCTGTGAATACGGATTATATATCGCAATGTCAATACATTCTCGACAATTCATCAAAACCCTATTCCCTAATGCTCGCTAGCTCGAGTTTGTTGAAGCAAGTGACTGATCATACCCTTCCGCTGAATCTTCGCCTTGACATCA gGGCGTATATTGTGAACTATTTGGCTACAAGAGGACCGAAGATGCAATCATTTGTGATTGCTTCGCTCATTCAATTGCTTTGCCGGCTCACAAAGTTTGGATGGTTAGATGATGATAGATTCCGTGATGTGGTCAAGGAATGTACAAACTTCTTGGAACAG GGTTCTTCGGATCACTATGCTATTGGTTTAAGAATTTTGGATCAACTTGTGCAGGAGATGAATCAG CCTAACCCAGGATTGCCTTCTACACATCACCGGAGGGTTGCATGCAACTTTAGGGATCAATCCTTATTTCAAGTATTTCGAATAGCTTTGACGTCATTAAGCTATCTGAAAAATGATG CTGCTGGTCGTTTACAAGAATTGGCGCTTTCTCTTGCACTGAGGTGTGTATCATTTGACTTTGTCGGAACTTCAATTGATGAAAGCACAGAGGAGTTTGGTACAGTCCAG atTCCAACTTCCTGGAGGTCAGTATTGGAGGATTCTTCCACGTTGCAGATATTTTTCGATTATTATGGTAGTACGGAGTCACCACTTTCGAAAGAG GCACTTGAGTGCTTGGTGCGATTGGCTTCTGTGAGGCGGTCTCTGTTCACAAGTGATGCTACACGCTCTAAGTTTTTAGCTCATTTGATGACGGGAACCAGAGAAATTCTTCAAAGTGGAAATG GTCTTGCTGATCATGATAATTACCACGTATTCTGCCGTCTACTTGGGCGTTTCAGGTTGAATTATCAG CTTTCAGAGCTTGTGAAGATGGACGGTTATGGTGAGTGGATACAGTCGGTGGCGGAGTTTACACTTAAATCTCTCCAGTCATGGCAG TGGGCCAGCAGCAGCGTGTACTACCTCCTTGGAATGTGGTCTAGATTAGTAGCATCTGTCCCATACTTAAAGGGTGATTCACCAAGTCTACTTGATGAATTTGTACCTAAAATTACTGAGGGTTTTATCATCTCCAGATTCAACTCCGTCCAG GCTAGCGTCCTCGATGATCAGACCGATCATCCTTTGGATAAAGTTGAAGTCCTGCAGGATGAGCTTGATTGCTTTCCTTACCTTTGCAGATTTCAG TATGAAAGAGCtggtacatatataataaacacaatGGAACCTCTTCTGCAATCATATACG GAAAGAGGGCAACTACAGTTTTCTGACAATTCGGAACTAGCATTTATTGAAGCAAAACTGTCATGGGTTGTTCATATTGTTGCCGCTGTTGTTAAAATAAAGCAGTGCAGCGGTTGCAG TGTGGAGACGCAAGAGGTGCTTGATGCAGAACTCTCCGCTCGTGTTTTGCGGCTAGTAAATGTTATGGACAGTGGACTCCATAGACAG agatATGGtgaaaaaagtaaacaaagGCTTGATCGTGCCATTCTAACCTTCTTCCAGAATTTCCGAAAGTCTTACGTTGGCGATCAGGCCATGCATTCATCAAAA CAGTTGTATGCCAGATTGAAAGAACTTCTTGGACTGCATGATCATCTAGTTCTGTTGAACGTGATTGTTGGCAAGATTGCTACAAACTTAAAATGTTATACAGTG AGTGAAGAAGTCATTGGTCACACGCTAAGTTTGTTTCTGGAGTTGGCATCTGG ATACATGACCGGGAAGCTTCTTTTGAAGCTGGACACCGTGACCTTTATTATTTCTAATCACACT AGGGAGCAGTTTCCATTCTTAGAAGAGTATAGATGCTCTCGCAGCAGAACAACATTTTACTACACTATTGGCTGGTTGATTTTCATGGAGGATAGCTCAATAAAGTTCAAGACTTCTATGGAACCTCTTCTGCAG GTTTTCCGCACCCTGGAATCAACACCAGATTCTATGTTTCGCACTGATGCTGTGAAGTTTGCTGTGATCGGATTGATGAGGGATTTGAGAGGAATTGCTATGGCTACTAGCAG CCGGAGGAGTTATGGTCTTTTGTTTGACTGGCTCTATCCTGCACATATGCCACTTCTTTTGAGAGGGATCTCACATTGGTTCGACACACCAGAG GTTACGACCCCATTGTTGAAGTTCATGGCTGAGTTAGTGCATAACAAAACCCAGCGCCTTacctttgattcttcttctccaaatggCATCCTGCTTTTCCGGGAAGTCAGTAAATTGATTGTGGCTTATGGTTCAAGGATTTTAGCTCTTCCAAATGTGGCGGATATATATGCCTACAAATACAAGGGGATCTGGGTTTCACTGACAATTCTGTCAAGAG CGCTCTCTGGAAATTATTGCAACTTTGGTGTGTTTGAACTCTATGGCGATCGGGCTCTTGCGGATGCTCTTGATATCGCGTTGAAGATGACCTTAGCAATACCCTTGGCTGATATATTAGCATATCGCAAG CTTACAAAGGCATACTTTGGTTTCGTCGAGGTTTTGTGTGCCAGTCACATTACCTTCATATTGAAACTAGATACTGCCACCTTTATGCATCTCGTAGGTTCCCTTGAATCTGGACTCAAGGGTTTGGACACAAGTATTTCATCACAG TGTGCAATAGCTGTCGACAATCTTGCTTCATATTATTTCAATAACATCACAATGGGTGAGGCACCTACTTCTCCCGCTTCTATTCGTTTGGCACAGCACATTGCAGACTGCCCGAGTTTGTTTCCCGAG ATATTGAAGACACTGTTTGAAATAGTTCTATTCGAGGATTGTGGCAATCAGTGGAGTCTCAGCAGGCCAATGTTAAGCTTGATTCTTATAAGTGAGCAG ATTTTCTCTGATCTGAAAGCTAAGATCCTCTCATCACAG CCCGTGGATCAACACCAGCGACTCTCTACCTGCTTTGACAGTCTTATGACAGACATATCAAGGGGGGTAGATTCGAAGAACAGAGACAAGTTCACTCAGAACTTGACCCTTTTCAGACACGAGTTCCGCGTTAAATAG
- the LOC104734616 gene encoding exportin-7-like isoform X3, which translates to MESLAQLEAMCERLYNSQDSAERAHAENSLRCFSVNTDYISQCQYILDNSSKPYSLMLASSSLLKQVTDHTLPLNLRLDIRAYIVNYLATRGPKMQSFVIASLIQLLCRLTKFGWLDDDRFRDVVKECTNFLEQGSSDHYAIGLRILDQLVQEMNQPNPGLPSTHHRRVACNFRDQSLFQVFRIALTSLSYLKNDAAGRLQELALSLALRCVSFDFVGTSIDESTEEFGTVQIPTSWRSVLEDSSTLQIFFDYYGSTESPLSKEALECLVRLASVRRSLFTSDATRSKFLAHLMTGTREILQSGNGLADHDNYHVFCRLLGRFRLNYQLSELVKMDGYGEWIQSVAEFTLKSLQSWQWASSSVYYLLGMWSRLVASVPYLKGDSPSLLDEFVPKITEGFIISRFNSVQASVLDDQTDHPLDKVEVLQDELDCFPYLCRFQYERAGTYIINTMEPLLQSYTERGQLQFSDNSELAFIEAKLSWVVHIVAAVVKIKQCSGCSVETQEVLDAELSARVLRLVNVMDSGLHRQRYGEKSKQRLDRAILTFFQNFRKSYVGDQAMHSSKQLYARLKELLGLHDHLVLLNVIVGKIATNLKCYTVSEEVIGHTLSLFLELASGYMTGKLLLKLDTVTFIISNHTREQFPFLEEYRCSRSRTTFYYTIGWLIFMEDSSIKFKTSMEPLLQVFRTLESTPDSMFRTDAVKFAVIGLMRDLRGIAMATSSRRSYGLLFDWLYPAHMPLLLRGISHWFDTPEVTTPLLKFMAELVHNKTQRLTFDSSSPNGILLFREVSKLIVAYGSRILALPNVADIYAYKYKGIWVSLTILSRALSGNYCNFGVFELYGDRALADALDIALKMTLAIPLADILAYRKLTKAYFGFVEVLCASHITFILKLDTATFMHLVGSLESGLKGLDTSISSQCAIAVDNLASYYFNNITMGEAPTSPASIRLAQHIADCPSLFPEILKTLFEIVLFEDCGNQWSLSRPMLSLILISEQIFSDLKAKILSSQPVDQHQRLSTCFDSLMTDISRGVDSKNRDKFTQNLTLFRHEFRVK; encoded by the exons ATGGAGAGCTTGGCGCAACTTGAGGCGATGTGCGAGAGATTATACAACTCACAGGATTCAGCTGAGAGGGCTCACGCTGAAAATAGTCTGAGATGCTTTTCTGTGAATACGGATTATATATCGCAATGTCAATACATTCTCGACAATTCATCAAAACCCTATTCCCTAATGCTCGCTAGCTCGAGTTTGTTGAAGCAAGTGACTGATCATACCCTTCCGCTGAATCTTCGCCTTGACATCA gGGCGTATATTGTGAACTATTTGGCTACAAGAGGACCGAAGATGCAATCATTTGTGATTGCTTCGCTCATTCAATTGCTTTGCCGGCTCACAAAGTTTGGATGGTTAGATGATGATAGATTCCGTGATGTGGTCAAGGAATGTACAAACTTCTTGGAACAG GGTTCTTCGGATCACTATGCTATTGGTTTAAGAATTTTGGATCAACTTGTGCAGGAGATGAATCAG CCTAACCCAGGATTGCCTTCTACACATCACCGGAGGGTTGCATGCAACTTTAGGGATCAATCCTTATTTCAAGTATTTCGAATAGCTTTGACGTCATTAAGCTATCTGAAAAATGATG CTGCTGGTCGTTTACAAGAATTGGCGCTTTCTCTTGCACTGAGGTGTGTATCATTTGACTTTGTCGGAACTTCAATTGATGAAAGCACAGAGGAGTTTGGTACAGTCCAG atTCCAACTTCCTGGAGGTCAGTATTGGAGGATTCTTCCACGTTGCAGATATTTTTCGATTATTATGGTAGTACGGAGTCACCACTTTCGAAAGAG GCACTTGAGTGCTTGGTGCGATTGGCTTCTGTGAGGCGGTCTCTGTTCACAAGTGATGCTACACGCTCTAAGTTTTTAGCTCATTTGATGACGGGAACCAGAGAAATTCTTCAAAGTGGAAATG GTCTTGCTGATCATGATAATTACCACGTATTCTGCCGTCTACTTGGGCGTTTCAGGTTGAATTATCAG CTTTCAGAGCTTGTGAAGATGGACGGTTATGGTGAGTGGATACAGTCGGTGGCGGAGTTTACACTTAAATCTCTCCAGTCATGGCAG TGGGCCAGCAGCAGCGTGTACTACCTCCTTGGAATGTGGTCTAGATTAGTAGCATCTGTCCCATACTTAAAGGGTGATTCACCAAGTCTACTTGATGAATTTGTACCTAAAATTACTGAGGGTTTTATCATCTCCAGATTCAACTCCGTCCAG GCTAGCGTCCTCGATGATCAGACCGATCATCCTTTGGATAAAGTTGAAGTCCTGCAGGATGAGCTTGATTGCTTTCCTTACCTTTGCAGATTTCAG TATGAAAGAGCtggtacatatataataaacacaatGGAACCTCTTCTGCAATCATATACG GAAAGAGGGCAACTACAGTTTTCTGACAATTCGGAACTAGCATTTATTGAAGCAAAACTGTCATGGGTTGTTCATATTGTTGCCGCTGTTGTTAAAATAAAGCAGTGCAGCGGTTGCAG TGTGGAGACGCAAGAGGTGCTTGATGCAGAACTCTCCGCTCGTGTTTTGCGGCTAGTAAATGTTATGGACAGTGGACTCCATAGACAG agatATGGtgaaaaaagtaaacaaagGCTTGATCGTGCCATTCTAACCTTCTTCCAGAATTTCCGAAAGTCTTACGTTGGCGATCAGGCCATGCATTCATCAAAA CAGTTGTATGCCAGATTGAAAGAACTTCTTGGACTGCATGATCATCTAGTTCTGTTGAACGTGATTGTTGGCAAGATTGCTACAAACTTAAAATGTTATACAGTG AGTGAAGAAGTCATTGGTCACACGCTAAGTTTGTTTCTGGAGTTGGCATCTGG ATACATGACCGGGAAGCTTCTTTTGAAGCTGGACACCGTGACCTTTATTATTTCTAATCACACT AGGGAGCAGTTTCCATTCTTAGAAGAGTATAGATGCTCTCGCAGCAGAACAACATTTTACTACACTATTGGCTGGTTGATTTTCATGGAGGATAGCTCAATAAAGTTCAAGACTTCTATGGAACCTCTTCTGCAG GTTTTCCGCACCCTGGAATCAACACCAGATTCTATGTTTCGCACTGATGCTGTGAAGTTTGCTGTGATCGGATTGATGAGGGATTTGAGAGGAATTGCTATGGCTACTAGCAG CCGGAGGAGTTATGGTCTTTTGTTTGACTGGCTCTATCCTGCACATATGCCACTTCTTTTGAGAGGGATCTCACATTGGTTCGACACACCAGAG GTTACGACCCCATTGTTGAAGTTCATGGCTGAGTTAGTGCATAACAAAACCCAGCGCCTTacctttgattcttcttctccaaatggCATCCTGCTTTTCCGGGAAGTCAGTAAATTGATTGTGGCTTATGGTTCAAGGATTTTAGCTCTTCCAAATGTGGCGGATATATATGCCTACAAATACAAGGGGATCTGGGTTTCACTGACAATTCTGTCAAGAG CGCTCTCTGGAAATTATTGCAACTTTGGTGTGTTTGAACTCTATGGCGATCGGGCTCTTGCGGATGCTCTTGATATCGCGTTGAAGATGACCTTAGCAATACCCTTGGCTGATATATTAGCATATCGCAAG CTTACAAAGGCATACTTTGGTTTCGTCGAGGTTTTGTGTGCCAGTCACATTACCTTCATATTGAAACTAGATACTGCCACCTTTATGCATCTCGTAGGTTCCCTTGAATCTGGACTCAAGGGTTTGGACACAAGTATTTCATCACAG TGTGCAATAGCTGTCGACAATCTTGCTTCATATTATTTCAATAACATCACAATGGGTGAGGCACCTACTTCTCCCGCTTCTATTCGTTTGGCACAGCACATTGCAGACTGCCCGAGTTTGTTTCCCGAG ATATTGAAGACACTGTTTGAAATAGTTCTATTCGAGGATTGTGGCAATCAGTGGAGTCTCAGCAGGCCAATGTTAAGCTTGATTCTTATAAGTGAGCAG ATTTTCTCTGATCTGAAAGCTAAGATCCTCTCATCACAG CCCGTGGATCAACACCAGCGACTCTCTACCTGCTTTGACAGTCTTATGACAGACATATCAAGGGGGGTAGATTCGAAGAACAGAGACAAGTTCACTCAGAACTTGACCCTTTTCAGACACGAGTTCCGCGTTAAATAG
- the LOC104734617 gene encoding uncharacterized protein LOC104734617, which yields MQLQEIQDNIRSRRNKIFLLMEEVRRLRVQQRIKNVKAINENSELEVTEMPEIPSSIPFLPNVTPKTLKQLYLTSVAFISGIIVFGGLIAPNLELKVGLGGTSYEDFIRGMHLPLQLSQVDPIVASFSGGAVGVISTLMLIEVNNVKQQEKKRCKYCLGTGYLPCARCSASGVCFSIDPITKPRASNRRLQVATTKRCLNCSGAGKVMCPTCLCTGMVTASEHDPRFDPFD from the exons ATGCAGCTTCAGGAAATCCAAGATAACATAAGGAGTAGACGCAATAAGATCTTTCTTCTCATGGAAGAAGTGAGGAGGTTACGAGTCCAGCAACGTATCAAGAATGTTAAAGCCATTAACGAGAATAGCGAGCTTGAGGTTACCGAGATGCCCGAGATCCCATCCTCCATTCCCTTTCTCCCTAATGTG ACGCCAAAGACTTTGAAACAACTCTACTTGACCAGTGTCGCTTTCATATCCGGAATTATCGTCTTTGGTGGTCTCATTGCACCTAAT CTGGAACTAAAGGTAGGACTTGGAGGAACCTCTTATGAAGATTTTATAAGGGGCATGCATCTACCCTTACAGTTAAG CCAGGTAGATCCGATTGTGGCATCTTTTTCTGGCGGGGCCGTCGGAGTCATTTCAACCTTGATGCTAATCGAAGTTAACAATGTTAaacaacaagagaagaagaggtgcAAGTACTGCCTTGGGACTG GATACTTGCCATGTGCTCGATGTTCAGCTAGTGGTGTGTGCTTCAGCATTGATCCCATAACTAAACCTAGAGCTTCAAACCGGCGTCTGCAAGTCGCGACAACAAAAAGGTGTCTTAATTGTTCCGGCGCAGGAAAG GTGATGTGTCCGACGTGTCTTTGCACTGGGATGGTCACGGCTAGTGAGCATGACCCCCGCTTTGACCCTTTCGATTAG